Proteins encoded by one window of Geobacter sp. DSM 9736:
- a CDS encoding S8 family serine peptidase, with the protein MNKRCNFILLILLVQALFVLPSQLRAEDLSRSPGLQGHVQHGRLDPSIDDRVRSHGRAEVLVVLSEEPLSAAGEDGPHESGHAEHLTARTERLAEKKNRVLRRLPPSALKLTDYDHFPVIHLDLDESSLTALLEDPGVVSVNPNRRMTHFLSQSLPLVRATDMQAAGYKGSGTSVAVLDTGVNYSLSAFGSCTAPGAPSTCRVPFARDFAPDDARLDDNGHGTNVAGIVLGVAPQTDILALDVFRTDGYAYDSDLLAALNWVVQNRALYNITAVNMSLGGGAYSAPCPSVSLATAVSTLKSNGILSVIASGNEARNGYIAYPACIPGAVSVGAVYDGNLGQRTWSACTDISTAADQVTCFTNMAGFISMLAPGAWSSAAGYTYAGTSQATPHVAGAVALLKSAHPLLSADSIAARLASTGDQVTNVRQGMTYVKPRLNLKNALAYQKIGISPASASFGMVAAGNVSPAQAITISNTGSAPLVLGTLSLSGTGASFFSFAADGCSGATLSPQASCTVSVYYRPTASGSHAAFLEVPSNDPDFPLTSLPLSGTSRYMLTVNRNGSGTVAGTPAGISCGSSCSAGYAPGTVIILTATPASDSLFSGWSGNCAGTGPCQITINADTQVTANFLLKPPAMVSSTASYFTTLSAAYAAAPEGAVIALQDALFTENPALDRNVAVTLNGGYDSSFAGRTGLTLLRGTLTVSSGTVTIADIVIE; encoded by the coding sequence ATGAATAAACGTTGCAACTTCATTCTGCTCATCCTCCTGGTGCAGGCTCTTTTCGTCCTGCCTTCCCAATTGCGCGCTGAGGATCTTTCCCGTTCTCCCGGATTGCAGGGCCACGTGCAGCATGGACGCCTCGACCCGTCGATAGATGACCGGGTCAGGTCCCACGGGCGGGCGGAGGTGCTCGTGGTTCTATCGGAAGAACCTCTTTCCGCTGCCGGTGAGGACGGGCCGCATGAATCCGGACACGCGGAGCACCTTACGGCCAGAACCGAGCGTCTTGCAGAAAAGAAGAACCGGGTTCTCAGGAGACTCCCCCCATCAGCCCTGAAACTGACTGACTATGACCACTTTCCGGTTATCCATCTGGATCTGGACGAATCTTCCCTCACCGCGCTACTGGAAGACCCAGGTGTGGTATCGGTAAACCCGAACCGGCGGATGACGCATTTTCTGTCACAGAGCCTCCCCCTTGTCCGTGCCACCGATATGCAGGCCGCTGGATACAAGGGGAGCGGCACATCGGTTGCGGTCCTCGATACCGGCGTCAACTATTCACTCTCCGCTTTCGGCAGCTGTACGGCTCCCGGCGCCCCCTCCACCTGCAGGGTACCCTTCGCACGCGATTTCGCACCGGATGACGCCCGGCTGGACGATAACGGACACGGCACCAACGTTGCCGGCATCGTTCTCGGCGTCGCACCTCAGACCGATATCCTCGCGCTGGACGTCTTTCGAACCGACGGCTATGCCTACGACTCCGATCTTCTGGCGGCGCTGAACTGGGTCGTGCAGAACAGGGCGCTCTACAATATCACCGCCGTAAACATGAGCCTCGGTGGAGGCGCCTACTCCGCTCCCTGCCCCTCCGTCTCCCTCGCGACGGCCGTGAGCACGCTGAAATCGAACGGCATCCTCTCCGTCATCGCTTCCGGAAACGAAGCCCGTAACGGTTACATCGCCTATCCGGCCTGCATCCCCGGTGCAGTCTCAGTGGGCGCCGTCTACGACGGCAACCTCGGCCAGCGCACCTGGTCCGCCTGTACCGACATATCGACCGCTGCCGACCAGGTCACCTGCTTCACCAATATGGCCGGTTTCATATCCATGCTCGCTCCCGGCGCATGGTCTTCCGCTGCAGGATATACCTATGCAGGTACTTCTCAGGCGACTCCCCATGTAGCCGGAGCCGTAGCCCTGCTAAAAAGCGCCCACCCGCTGCTCTCCGCCGACAGCATAGCCGCCCGCCTCGCATCAACTGGTGACCAGGTCACCAACGTCCGGCAGGGTATGACGTACGTCAAGCCGCGCCTGAACCTCAAAAACGCACTCGCTTACCAGAAAATCGGCATATCCCCCGCATCGGCAAGCTTCGGCATGGTGGCCGCAGGGAACGTTTCACCGGCGCAGGCCATCACCATCTCCAACACGGGATCTGCGCCTCTCGTTCTTGGAACCCTCTCCCTTTCGGGTACAGGGGCCTCTTTCTTTTCCTTCGCCGCCGACGGCTGCTCCGGGGCCACTCTCTCCCCCCAGGCATCCTGCACCGTCTCTGTCTACTACCGCCCGACCGCGAGCGGCAGCCACGCAGCGTTCCTGGAAGTACCCTCCAATGACCCCGATTTCCCGCTGACATCCCTACCGCTAAGCGGTACCAGCAGGTACATGCTGACAGTAAACAGAAACGGTAGCGGAACGGTGGCGGGCACGCCGGCTGGAATTTCCTGCGGATCCTCGTGCAGCGCAGGCTATGCGCCCGGAACCGTAATTATCCTCACCGCAACTCCTGCAAGCGACTCCCTCTTCTCAGGGTGGAGCGGAAACTGTGCCGGTACTGGACCCTGCCAGATCACGATCAATGCTGACACTCAGGTTACCGCAAACTTCCTGTTGAAACCGCCGGCAATGGTCTCCTCCACGGCTTCTTACTTCACCACCCTCTCCGCAGCATATGCCGCCGCACCCGAAGGCGCCGTGATCGCTCTGCAGGATGCACTCTTCACGGAAAATCCTGCACTGGACAGGAACGTCGCCGTTACCCTCAATGGCGGCTACGATTCATCATTCGCGGGACGAACCGGGCTTACTCTCCTTCGTGGAACGCTGACGGTAAGCTCCGGCACTGTCACAATAGCAGATATCGTTATCGAATGA
- a CDS encoding cyclopropane-fatty-acyl-phospholipid synthase family protein — MKENRAPIDRHCPAAEADIGDRGTAHQLEKWLLGKFLDAMGTPPLRVTLWDGQVVETASDAPVGMVIHERISLWKLIINPLLYFGEEYSAGRIDVQGPLASFIETVYRAGAPRRYPLASKPDAHRRRQSRTNTLSGSRDNIHQHYDIGNDFYCLWLDWNMVYTCAYFPHPATSLEEAQIAKMDLVCRKLRLNPGQTVVEAGCGWGSLARHMARRYGVKVRAFNISGEQVAYARERAASDGLSGQVEYIEEDYRNITGSYDAFVSVGMLEHVGPDHYRELGEVIRRTLKPEGTGLIHTIGQNVAEPMGPWLLKYIFPGGYPPTLREMMEVFEPWGFSVLDVENLRLHYARTLEHWLERFEQNAERIRRRFDDRFVRMWRLYLSGSIANFNVGNLQLFQVLFARATNNFVPWTRSHLALTGGET, encoded by the coding sequence ATGAAAGAAAACAGGGCCCCGATCGACAGGCATTGTCCTGCAGCGGAGGCTGATATCGGCGACAGAGGAACGGCTCACCAACTGGAGAAATGGCTTCTGGGAAAATTTCTCGACGCCATGGGGACTCCCCCCCTGCGTGTTACACTGTGGGACGGGCAGGTCGTGGAGACCGCTAGCGACGCTCCGGTGGGTATGGTCATACATGAGCGAATTTCCCTCTGGAAGCTGATTATCAACCCGCTGCTTTACTTCGGCGAAGAGTACAGCGCCGGCAGGATCGATGTACAGGGCCCGCTGGCATCCTTCATCGAGACCGTCTACCGTGCTGGCGCACCACGGCGGTATCCGCTCGCCTCCAAGCCCGACGCCCACCGGCGCCGCCAGTCTCGCACCAATACTCTTTCCGGCTCGCGTGACAACATCCATCAGCACTACGACATCGGTAATGACTTCTACTGCCTGTGGCTCGACTGGAACATGGTCTATACCTGTGCCTATTTCCCCCATCCCGCTACATCTCTGGAAGAAGCGCAGATCGCCAAGATGGATCTTGTTTGCCGGAAGCTGCGGCTGAATCCCGGGCAGACGGTGGTGGAGGCCGGATGCGGCTGGGGAAGCCTTGCACGCCACATGGCGAGGCGCTACGGCGTGAAGGTCCGCGCGTTCAATATCTCGGGAGAGCAGGTGGCGTATGCCCGCGAGCGTGCCGCGTCCGATGGCCTCTCAGGTCAAGTCGAGTACATAGAGGAGGATTACCGGAACATCACAGGCTCCTACGACGCGTTCGTATCGGTGGGAATGCTGGAGCATGTCGGGCCGGACCACTATCGAGAGCTGGGAGAAGTCATTCGGCGCACGCTCAAGCCTGAGGGCACAGGGCTGATCCATACCATCGGCCAGAATGTGGCCGAGCCGATGGGGCCATGGTTGCTGAAGTACATATTTCCGGGGGGATACCCGCCCACTCTTAGAGAAATGATGGAGGTTTTCGAGCCGTGGGGTTTCAGCGTGCTCGACGTGGAGAACCTGCGGCTCCACTATGCCAGAACGCTGGAGCATTGGCTGGAGCGGTTCGAGCAGAATGCGGAGCGGATCAGGAGACGGTTCGACGACCGTTTCGTCCGCATGTGGCGGCTCTATCTTTCCGGGTCCATCGCCAATTTCAACGTCGGAAACCTCCAGCTGTTTCAGGTTCTTTTCGCCCGCGCCACCAATAACTTCGTTCCCTGGACCCGCTCGCACCTCGCTTTGACCGGCGGGGAAACCTGA
- a CDS encoding DUF2845 domain-containing protein yields MPRITIPVHHRANPLYLLCLLVVLSVGEGNAMSGPPGLHGIEQFACRGVPVEPGDTREEVIGKCGEPAWRDVRVETLEEEDLDNGLISGVTEEWIYEFGHDQLLEFLRFRDGRLVTLHTGNYGFGGNRSGDCDYGGNLALGDSKLEVVAKCGEPLAGQLGEDPSHHPGVEDRRAGILSSDEWRYNFGRERPVHYLSFRYGRLMEIRFGGFGS; encoded by the coding sequence ATGCCACGAATCACCATTCCCGTCCATCACCGCGCCAATCCCCTGTATCTGCTCTGCCTGCTGGTAGTTCTGAGTGTTGGGGAGGGGAACGCCATGTCGGGACCTCCCGGCCTGCACGGGATCGAGCAGTTCGCCTGCCGCGGCGTGCCGGTGGAACCTGGGGACACGCGGGAAGAGGTGATCGGGAAGTGCGGAGAACCGGCGTGGAGAGATGTCAGGGTTGAGACCCTGGAGGAAGAGGACCTGGATAACGGCCTCATATCCGGGGTCACCGAAGAATGGATCTACGAGTTCGGCCACGACCAGCTGCTCGAGTTCCTGCGGTTCCGCGACGGCCGGCTCGTCACACTCCACACCGGAAACTACGGCTTCGGCGGCAATCGGAGCGGAGACTGCGACTATGGCGGTAACCTGGCACTCGGCGACAGCAAGCTGGAGGTCGTCGCTAAATGCGGAGAGCCACTGGCCGGGCAACTGGGGGAGGACCCGTCCCACCACCCGGGTGTCGAGGATCGTCGGGCCGGTATTCTCTCCAGTGATGAGTGGAGGTACAACTTCGGCCGTGAGCGGCCGGTCCACTATCTCTCGTTTCGCTACGGACGGCTCATGGAGATCCGCTTCGGGGGCTTCGGGAGTTAG